The Kineococcus radiotolerans SRS30216 = ATCC BAA-149 genomic interval CGGACTGGCCGCTGCTCAACGCGCTGCTGAACACCGCGTCCGGGGCGACGTGGGTCTCCCTGCACCACGGCGGCGGCGTCGGCATCGGCCGCTCGATCCACGCCGGTCAGGTGATCGTCGCCGACGGCACGGAACTCGCCGCGCAGAAGATCGAGCGCGTCCTCACCAACGACCCCGGCACCGGCGTCATGCGCCACGTCGACGCCGGCTACGACCGGGCCGCCGAGGTCGCGCGCGAACGCGGCCTGCGGGTGCCGATGTGGGAAGCGTGACCTCGTTCTGGTGCGAGTCGGCGTGGCTCGACGGGGGTCCCGTGCGCGGGGTCCGCGTCGAGTCCGCCGACGGCCGGACCACCGCCCTGACCCGGGCGGAGAACCCGGCCCCCGGCGATCGGGAACTGCGGGGCCTGGTGTTCCCGGGTCTCGCCGACGCCCACTCCCACGCCTTCCACCGTGGCCTGCGCGGGCGCACCCACCGGGACGGGGGGTCGTTCTGGACCTGGCGCACCGCGATGTACGCCCTCGCCGGCCGACTGGACCCCGACGTCTACCGCGACCTCGCCACGGCCGTGTTCGCCGAGATGGTCCTGGCCGGGTGGACGGCGGTGGGGGAGTTCCACTACGTCCACCACCGCCGCGACGGAACCCCCTACGACGACCCGAACGCCTTCGCCCTCGCCCTGCGCGACGCCGCCCGCGCGGCCGGGATCCGCCTCACCCTCCTCGACACCCTGTACCTGACCTCCGCGCCGGGGGAACCGCCGCTGCCCGAGCAGCGCCGCTTCTCCGACGGGACCGCGGCGGCCTGGGCGCAGCGGGTCCGGGAGATCCCCGCCGACGCGGGTTTCCGCGTCGGGGTGGCCGCGCACTCCGTCCGCGCGGTGGGGCCGGACGACCTCGCCGTCGTCGCCGCGACGGCCCGCGACCTCGGCGCCCCCGTCCACGTCCACCTCTCCGAGCAGCCCGCCGAGAACGACGCCTGCCGCGCCGCCCACGGCGCCACGCCGACGGAACTCCTGGAGCGCGCCGGTCTCCTCGGGCCCGACCTCACCGTCGTGCACGCCAACCACCTCACCGACGCCGACGTCGCCCGCCTGGGGTCCGCGCGGGTCACCGTCGCGGCCTGCCCCACGACGGAGGCCGACCTCGGCGACGGCGTCGGGCGCGCGCGCGACCTCGCCACCGCGGGCGCGGTCCTCGCGCTGGGCAGCGACCAGCACGCCGTCGTCGACCCGTTCCTGGAGGCCCGCGGCCTGGAGGGCGCGGCCCGGCTGGGGGCGCTGCGCCGCGGGGCGTTCGACCCCGCCGACCTCGTCGCCGCCCTCACCACCGGCGGGCACCGCAGCCTCGGCCTCGACGGCGGGACCCTCGCCGTCGGCGCCCCCTGCGACCTCGTCGCCGTGGACGCCCGCTCGGTGCGCACCGCCGGGTCCGACCCGGCCCAGCTCGTCCTGAGCGCCACCGCCGCCGACGTCACCGACGTCGTCGTGGGCGGTGAGACCCGGGTCCGCGACCGCGTCCACACCACCCTGGGCGACCCCGCCGACCTGCTGCTCGACGCCCTGAGGAGGCTGACGTGAACACCCCGCGCGCGTCCGGTGCGAGCATCCTGCTCACGGGCATCGCCGAACTGACCACCAACGACCCCGAGCGCGGCGGGAGCGACCTCCTCGCCCGGGTCCGCGACGCCGCGGTCGTCGTCGAGGGCGACCGGATCGCCTGGACCGGCCCCGCCGCCCACGCCCCCGACGCCGACGAGCGGGTCGACCTCGGTGGCCGCGCCGTGCTGCCCGGCTGGGTCGACTCCCACTCCCACCTCGTCTT includes:
- a CDS encoding formimidoylglutamate deiminase, giving the protein MTSFWCESAWLDGGPVRGVRVESADGRTTALTRAENPAPGDRELRGLVFPGLADAHSHAFHRGLRGRTHRDGGSFWTWRTAMYALAGRLDPDVYRDLATAVFAEMVLAGWTAVGEFHYVHHRRDGTPYDDPNAFALALRDAARAAGIRLTLLDTLYLTSAPGEPPLPEQRRFSDGTAAAWAQRVREIPADAGFRVGVAAHSVRAVGPDDLAVVAATARDLGAPVHVHLSEQPAENDACRAAHGATPTELLERAGLLGPDLTVVHANHLTDADVARLGSARVTVAACPTTEADLGDGVGRARDLATAGAVLALGSDQHAVVDPFLEARGLEGAARLGALRRGAFDPADLVAALTTGGHRSLGLDGGTLAVGAPCDLVAVDARSVRTAGSDPAQLVLSATAADVTDVVVGGETRVRDRVHTTLGDPADLLLDALRRLT